A genomic segment from Corylus avellana chromosome ca5, CavTom2PMs-1.0 encodes:
- the LOC132183300 gene encoding desmethylxanthohumol 6'-O-methyltransferase-like — protein MEPKETPALLQGQAEIWQLIYGSVDSMALKCVVELRIADIIHSHGGPITLRQIASEVDSPSPSIAYLVRIMRLLVRKNIFTEHHHLVESGETLYGLTQTSRWLLRDAELSIVPLVLLRNHPMQLAPLHCLSQSVKKGGTAFKKVHGCEVWDFTSKNPEYNNIFNDAMACMTKSVMAALLAEYNDGFGGTVGSLVDVGGGIGGMMAKIVKAHPCIKGVNFDLPHVVAITPVRQGVSQVGGDMFDAIPNTDAILVGRVLHNWSDEDCMKILKNCRKAIPKNGGNVIIVHVVLEKESKDLFDETRMAFDLLMMAYTTGGKERTELKLLEEAGFGRYKIFKIATIPSIVEAYPE, from the exons ATGGAACCAAAAGAAACTCCGGCATTGTTACAAGGCCAAGCAGAAATTTGGCAACTCATTTATGGCTCGGTAGATTCTATGGCACTGAAATGTGTCGTGGAGCTCCGCATTGCTGACATTATACACTCTCATGGTGGCCCCATTACTTTACGCCAAATAGCCTCCGAGGTTGATTCCCCCTCTCCTAGTATCGCCTACCTTGTACGTATCATGAGATTATTGGTCCGCAAAAACATCTTCACTGAACATCATCATCTAGTGGAAAGTGGGGAAACACTCTACGGGTTGACGCAAACGTCAAGATGGCTTTTGCGTGATGCTGAGTTGAGCATAGTGCCATTGGTGTTATTGAGGAACCATCCAATGCAATTGGCACCGTTGCATTGCCTTAGCCAAAGTGTAAAGAAAGGGGGAACTGCATTCAAGAAGGTTCATGGCTGTGAGGTTTGGGACTTCACTTCAAAAAATCCTGAGTACAACAACATCTTCAATGATGCCATGGCATGTATGACGAAGAGTGTGATGGCGGCGCTCCTAGCGGAATACAATGATGGGTTTGGGGGCACCGTGGGATCATTGGTGGATGTTGGAGGTGGGATAGGAGGGATGATGGCTAAGATTGTTAAAGCACATCCATGCATCAAAGGTGTTAACTTTGATTTGCCGCATGTTGTGGCCATAACACCCGTGCGCCAGGGGGTCTCTCAAGTCGGAGGTGACATGTTTGACGCCATTCCCAATACGGATGCAATTT TAGTGGGCCGGGTGCTACACAATTGGAGTGATGAAGATTGTATGAAGATTTTGAAGAACTGCCGAAAAGCAATACCAAAGAATGGTGGAAATGTAATTATTGTTCATGTTGTTCTTGAGAAGGAAAGTAAAGATTTATTTGATGAGACTCGCATGGCATTCGATTTATTGATGATGGCATACACCACTGGCGGAAAGGAGAGGACTGAACTGAAATTATTGGAGGAAGCAGGCTTTGGTCGctacaaaatcttcaaaattgCAACTATACCATCAATCGTTGAGGCCTATCCCGAGTGA